A segment of the Terriglobales bacterium genome:
ATCTGTCCAGGCTAGGCGGATCGTCTCCGCTTCGCTCTTGCCGACATAGCGGTAGAAGTCGATTGCCTTCTGTTTCGCTCGCTCTTCCTCAACGGTGAGTTGTGCCAGCTTTTTATTCATTAGGATTCCTATCTAAGCTCATGGTTCCCGATCTGGTCGCTGAGGCAGAGTGTGCACCTACATCCGGCGACTACTTCCTCAAGGTTTCCTGCTCTGCTGCTCATTGAGAATCTGGTCAGCAAGGTCCAGGTAGTGCGCGTCAGGCACGCTCCAGTTTCGTGCTGTCCTACGGACGCGAGTTTCGAGGGATACTCGAAAGTGTTGTCGTGCACTGTTGAATGAACCTCTGAATCGCGACTCATGAGCTCTCTGACTCGTGGAGCTCTTATATCTTGCCGTCATTCTACCCCCCGATTTCCCTATGGATCCATCACACGCTGATTCGGAGGCGCGCACTGTTCACAACTGCTCAGCAAACTGTTCGGGCGCGCCTTATAAAAGAAACACTGCTCGAGATCTTTGCCTTGTGGAGGGCGGTATTTTGCGCAGCCGTAGGGAAGTTTGTTGCAAGGGGCAAAATCAATGAAGACACGCAGCAGAGTGGCTGCCCGGCCGGCAGCACTGGAACGACGAGGGTTGGAGAGTTCTCGGAAACGATCGGCCGCATCGCTGCGGGAACACAATGATGTGAAGAGTCGGCCGGCCGCGAAGAGGACACGCGGCTCAGGAGCGAGCCCACCGGCCCTATTGCCGCAGGTGGAAGCCTGGATCACAGCCTGTAGTGCGCATCCATAGCCCGCGCACTCCGACGTTTTTGTCGAAAATGAGCAGAACAGGCCAGAACTGCTGCTTCGTACTTAGTAGTCTTCAGACATGACAATGCAACAGATCCCCCGCAGTTTGGAAGATTCGGCCCTTAAGACGGAAGATCCAGAGATGACCATAGAACTGCGAGCGCAGTCGGTATTCCTGACGGAGCGTACTCCACGCACACTCTTTGGGAGCAATCCACTGAGGGCGAGTAGTTTAGTAGGAATTAGATACGTTCCCCTGCGCACACTTCGTCGTGGCAGTCGGCGATAACTGATCGCCCTGCGGCAGGATGGCGAGCGGGCCTCACCTGGGCGGCAATTCCGCGCCCTGTTCCTGCTTTTGGGTTGCCAGTTCATTAGCAAATTGATTTATCAAGTTGGCCTGGCCTGCAATGAGCACATCATCTTCCGGCGCCGGAAGCTGGCCTATGGCGCGGTCGACTGCGCGCATCAGATCGTCGGATGCAAGCGAGTACTCCTGATTATCAATGCGCAGTCTTACAAAGCTCAAAAACCTCGGATGCGTCTTGATCTCAATCTTCCGCGCGCCCGTGTACTTCACGCCGTTCATCTCATAAATTGTCACGGTACTTGTAATTTCAGGGCGCATCAGCCCTCCAATCCTTATCGACCAGACCAGAACTTTCCCCAATCGGGTCGTCCTATGCCGGCAATTCCCGGTAAAACAGACTCGCTCTCGGGAGTCCGAATTTATGCGCGTCGACCGCTCAGCAGGTTGACGACCAGGACTACCAACGCAACAATCAGCAGCAAATGAATCAATCCCCCGGCTACATGGAAGCTGAAGCCCAGGAGCCAGAGGATGAGAAGAATGACGAAAATGGTCCAAAGCATTGTGGTGTCTCCAGTGCGTATGTCGAAAAGCCTGGGATGCTGTCGGGTGCTCGCAAGGCGCACCCGACGGGTATTGGTTATGACTTGCGTTTGGCTTGAGCTTGGGCGCCGCCCACTGCGGTCAAGAAAATGTGGGCTGACGCGGGCACACGCACTCGGCCTGTCAGTACTGCCTCGGTGTTAGCTTTGCTCCCGTAAATGGCGCGTGTGGAATCGTCGTCGCGCCGCACCGATGCGCCTTCCAAGGTAGCTCCAGCGAATGCACCTTTTGCGCGGGAGTAGGTCAGGATCTCGGTATCCAGCTTCCAGTCTGTATTGGCGGATGCATGCCGTCCCACAGGTCCGGCAGCAGCCGAGGCATCGCCGCCGATCTCGAACTTACTCGCAATCAGGCGCTGCATGCCCTTTTCGTTCAGGATCATGACCAGATCCACTGCCTCGACTCCAATTTGTGCGCCAAAGCTCCCACCACCCACGGTAAAGAATGCGGGCGCGCTCCAGCCCTTAGCAGTACGGCAAGTAGCCACTCCCTTGCCCTGTTTGGCGCCGACGATAAAACCACCCTTCATCATGTGGGGGACAACCGCAACGCAACGGGCGCTTTCAAGTACTTCTTCGGGAATTCCCTGATCGGGAGCAGCAAGAATTTCATGCAGCACCTGGGCTGCGTTGTCCATTCGATCGACGGCATCTTTTCGCGCCGATCCAGCCCACGATAAGTTAGCAAAGCCCAACACTACTGCGAGCAACAAAAGTTTCTTCACGATTACAGCCTCCATAACGCGCTTAACTTCGAGTAGAGTTTCAGGCGTGACCATAGCGCGACGACAACAACGCTAACAGCAGCAGTGGTTGTAGTCTGGTCAAAACCGCTCTAGTTTCGACTCCATCTCGGGAGTGATCGGCGTGGTCTCTTTCGATCCGCATGATAGGCGCAGCTTTGATTTGACTCAGATTCGATGCGCGCGCACAACAAACCTCTTCGGTGCTGGACCGACAAAATAAACTTCCCTTGACCGCGGACACGGTTCGCGACCAGCGGCAAAAGCTTCAAGGCCCAGACAGAGAGCCTGTCGGAGAGAACGATTCCCGAACCAGGAATCAATCTGTTTCTTGGAAACAAAATCACGAAATTGAGACGTTTGAAAACCGCAAGGATGGGGCGCCCGATTCCCTTGAAGTTCCAAAGTGAAACAGGCAAGAACAGGCTGGGCCATCCGCCTCTACCCAGCTGCGCTCATCGGCCTGACGGCATGTGCGTGGGCTAATTGATCGGAAAAGCTGGCCATCGTCTGCTTGAGTTGCGAGTCCACTTCGTCTGCGATGGTCATCACATCCGTGAGCACGAGGGACAAATCCAGAGAGCTCAGATTAGTGCGCAGGGTTTTGAATATGCAGACTTGAAGGATTCGCGACTCCTCTACGAGCATCGTCGCAGTGTAGCCCTGTTCACTACGCACCCTTCCATGAGCAAGAGCGGCCAGGGAAACCTTTGCCTTACCTTCATCCACGTGAGGCGCTCGCAGTCTTTGAACGAGTTCCCTGAGTAAAGTCGGTAGATGGCCGGTTCGTCCTTCATTACTGAGTGGGATGCTCACCAGGTCTTTGCTGCCGTTGACGCGAGCCATCCAGTCCGAGATGGTGTTCGATGAATACCGTTCTAAGACGGTCGCCACCGGTTCAGGAACTCTCACATCATGATGTTTCGGTTCGCGGAGTCTGTTCTTCAGCAATGTGACAACGTGTTCAGGCGCGACCGGAGTCATGAGGATCTCGTCGGCTTGCGGAAGAAGCGCGGAAATAGACTCCCTCAAGGCTGGATACTGGCTCATGATCACGGTGATAGCGTCCGGATGAAAGTGCCGCATTGTGTTTACCAATGTGAATCCATCGCCGGGTGCGGGAATGTGAAGATCACAAACCAGCGCGGAAAAGTTTTGGGCGGTGAGAAGAATTACGGCTTGCTTGACAGTGGATGTCGCAACCACTTCGAAACTGCTCCTTTTGAATGCACTGTCCAGAGCACTTGGACCAGACGAATCGGATTGTACGAGGAGGATTCTAGGTGGAGCGGCCTTCTGAGTTGGGGGGGCGGTGATTTTTGAGTGTGTCACAGCGGCGTCCTTCGTGCCAGCTCTAAATGTAGGCTTTTCACGATTGGGAATCTGAGCAATATGGAGCAACTCTGTTGATTCCAGAATGCCGGCTAAGCCGCGATCCTGAGTTTCGCGGCAGCCAACAGATTTGAGACATCCCGCAGCGTCGTCAGCAACCGTGACGCCAGGTAATCGCATTGAGGTTTGCTGATATTCGGTTGTTGCATCTGCAGACATTCCTGCTGCGCATCGTGCAGACGGATCGCCACTCCCTTGGGAAGAAGACCTTCGTGTGGCAGGAGGGAAGAAACGCACTTCAGATAGGAGATGCTCAGCACTTCGTTGGACGGCGCAATGTCACAGGTTAGGAGTTGAGATATGTTAGACAATTCTTCTGCGGCATATTCCAGTGCAACACTGCAATCCCAATCCCAAGATCCCGCGTGATGTGGCGATTGAGTCACAAATTAGCTCCAGACCCACGCGTTTCTGCATTCACGTTCTAACCAGGCAGCGACCTCCGCGTGGAGGCGAAAATGCTTGCGTAGTTCGTCGTCCGTAAGAATACGCCAGGTTTCTGTACCAATTCGGAACTCAATCGAAGAGTCCACGATGCGATATTCATTTGCCGGTACCAGGGCACTGGCACAGATCGTTAGTTGCGGGATGTAATCGCCGACAATACTCTCATGCATTACCTTTATTCTGATGCCGGGCGAGTGCATGGTGGCACGAACTGAGTCTCACAATATTTAATTCTTGCCACGGTCAATATTGAACAGACAAGTCTCAGGCTAGAACCGTTTCTTTGTCTGGGAAAGGATCGACAGCAGCGAATAGGTCAAAACAATCCGACAATAAGCGGGGCGCGCACGCGGTCAGGGCAGGAATCTGAGCAAGAGTGCACACTGTGGGATCTTGCCTTGCCTCGCGCCAGAAGTGACCGGTGTTCACTCTTGACCAGTGCGCAACACCACGACAGCGCATAGTAGTTCTAGCTGAGAGCCCCCAGACGAAGCTAACCTCAATGACCTTGCTTCTCTCGGGTTCTCTACGGAAAGCACTGCAACACGTCCCAAGGGAGGACCTAATGAAAGCACTTCAAACGCATTTGCTGACTTTTGCTCTTGCTCTAGGCAGCACCACAGTCGGCGTCATGCGGGCCACTGCGCAGGACAGAGGCCACGACCAGGAGCAAGGCCAGGATCAAAACAGGGCTCATAACGACAGATCAGGCAGCCCTGCCTACCAGCAAGGTGTGC
Coding sequences within it:
- a CDS encoding lmo0937 family membrane protein; protein product: MLWTIFVILLILWLLGFSFHVAGGLIHLLLIVALVVLVVNLLSGRRA
- a CDS encoding lipid-binding SYLF domain-containing protein: MKKLLLLAVVLGFANLSWAGSARKDAVDRMDNAAQVLHEILAAPDQGIPEEVLESARCVAVVPHMMKGGFIVGAKQGKGVATCRTAKGWSAPAFFTVGGGSFGAQIGVEAVDLVMILNEKGMQRLIASKFEIGGDASAAAGPVGRHASANTDWKLDTEILTYSRAKGAFAGATLEGASVRRDDDSTRAIYGSKANTEAVLTGRVRVPASAHIFLTAVGGAQAQAKRKS
- a CDS encoding response regulator, whose protein sequence is MRLPGVTVADDAAGCLKSVGCRETQDRGLAGILESTELLHIAQIPNREKPTFRAGTKDAAVTHSKITAPPTQKAAPPRILLVQSDSSGPSALDSAFKRSSFEVVATSTVKQAVILLTAQNFSALVCDLHIPAPGDGFTLVNTMRHFHPDAITVIMSQYPALRESISALLPQADEILMTPVAPEHVVTLLKNRLREPKHHDVRVPEPVATVLERYSSNTISDWMARVNGSKDLVSIPLSNEGRTGHLPTLLRELVQRLRAPHVDEGKAKVSLAALAHGRVRSEQGYTATMLVEESRILQVCIFKTLRTNLSSLDLSLVLTDVMTIADEVDSQLKQTMASFSDQLAHAHAVRPMSAAG